From uncultured Desulfobacter sp., the proteins below share one genomic window:
- a CDS encoding efflux RND transporter permease subunit — translation MNLIKYLVKRPIPVASITLLIVFFGILGLHNLPVQLTPDVELPQITVTTTWNGATPYEIEREIIEKQEEKLKDISGLILLESSSYNNYGEVTLTFDIDMEISEALLHVSNKMNEVEDYPENVDEPEIDTTGAQSDPVLWLMLKKKGTATRGVNRFQTFFDNRIKQKLERVPGVASLYVDGGAEDELHITLNLEKMALHNITISQVREKIIKANQNRAAGVLGMAGKDYRLRITSEFQTPQDPMDVVIFDDGVNRIFLRDIARSTLGWEKEKVSVMQNASEAIVIGVHKAHGANVLNLLDDMRQVVTDLNDGILKEKGLYLDWGYDQSPYIRTALSIVKKNVLIGGILAMGVLLIFLRSLSATLTTAIAIPISVAGTFLALWVCHRNLNVVSLAGISFAVGMLVDNAIVVHENIDRHRNLGKPAFQASCEGAHEVLGAVVASTLTTVAVFLPVIFVKGEAGQLFSDIAIAVTASILFSLFVSIAVIPVLTNRFYAMGTPGRQASGSSLWLPVERVGAGLKNLLMSGSNLSLKNKWARLLTVTGFTAAAVLLVMVLLPPAEYLPQGNQNYILNLLIPPPGASVEKRKEIGNFIYRETADYFKEDRKDGVPMLKYLWYMATDKLNVFGGISIHDTQGRQIIPLFQRITQAIPDMFGVCFQVGIFNHRIGSSRAVDVSISGEEMDRITHTGHTLYRAIMKVIPGAQIRPVPSLESTYPEVHINPVKWKLAANGMTEEDFSLYLDIMMDGCKIDDYAPEGKREIDLVLKGDDRRFTSPEALMDCQIVTPQRKNIRFRDVATLSYTTGLVQIDHLERDRTVKLEVSPPAGITLQEAAEMIREQVLAPMQSSEDLGGTSVRVTGNANRLTETRQALQWNLLTALIITFLLMAALFEHFFYPLIIMFTIPLAAAGGFIGLRLVNIFVSPQGFDVLTMLGFIILIGTVVNNAILIVYQSLSNFRAGQMAVIPAISDAVSTRIRPIFMSAATSIFGLLPLVLSTGSGSELYRGIGSVLLGGLSVSTLFTLFVIPALLSFFMGLEKRGKKEVTHEIQ, via the coding sequence ATGAATCTGATCAAATATCTGGTTAAACGTCCCATTCCCGTGGCGTCGATCACTCTGCTCATTGTATTTTTCGGTATTCTTGGGCTACACAACCTGCCCGTCCAGTTGACGCCGGATGTGGAACTGCCCCAAATCACAGTCACCACCACCTGGAACGGGGCTACCCCCTATGAAATCGAAAGGGAGATCATTGAAAAACAGGAAGAAAAACTCAAAGATATTTCTGGGCTTATTCTTCTGGAGAGTTCCAGCTATAACAATTACGGAGAAGTGACACTCACCTTTGATATTGATATGGAGATCTCCGAGGCTCTTCTTCATGTATCCAATAAAATGAACGAAGTAGAGGACTATCCTGAAAATGTCGATGAACCGGAAATCGATACCACAGGGGCACAAAGTGATCCTGTTCTCTGGCTAATGCTCAAAAAAAAGGGAACAGCCACCCGGGGGGTGAACCGTTTCCAGACCTTTTTTGACAACCGCATCAAACAAAAGCTTGAGCGGGTTCCCGGTGTGGCATCCCTTTATGTGGACGGGGGGGCCGAGGATGAACTTCACATCACCCTTAATTTAGAAAAAATGGCCCTGCACAATATTACCATTTCCCAGGTCAGGGAAAAGATCATCAAGGCGAATCAAAACCGGGCTGCAGGTGTCCTGGGCATGGCTGGAAAAGATTACCGTCTTAGAATCACCAGCGAGTTCCAGACACCACAGGACCCCATGGATGTGGTCATTTTTGATGATGGTGTCAATCGCATTTTTTTAAGGGATATTGCCCGGTCAACGCTTGGCTGGGAAAAAGAGAAGGTTTCGGTGATGCAAAACGCTTCCGAGGCCATTGTCATCGGGGTTCATAAAGCGCATGGGGCAAACGTGCTGAATCTTCTTGATGATATGCGCCAAGTGGTTACAGACCTTAACGACGGCATTCTCAAAGAAAAAGGCCTTTACCTTGACTGGGGATATGACCAGTCTCCCTATATCAGGACCGCGCTTTCCATTGTGAAAAAAAATGTCCTCATCGGCGGGATTCTGGCAATGGGGGTCCTGTTAATTTTTCTTCGCAGTCTGAGTGCCACTCTGACAACAGCCATTGCCATTCCCATCTCCGTTGCCGGAACCTTTCTGGCGCTTTGGGTCTGCCACCGGAACCTGAACGTGGTGAGTCTGGCAGGAATCTCCTTTGCCGTGGGCATGCTGGTTGATAACGCTATTGTGGTGCATGAAAATATTGACCGGCACAGGAATTTGGGGAAACCCGCATTCCAGGCATCCTGTGAAGGCGCACATGAGGTGCTTGGAGCGGTTGTGGCCTCCACCTTGACCACGGTGGCGGTTTTTCTGCCGGTCATTTTTGTCAAAGGCGAAGCCGGGCAACTGTTCAGTGATATTGCCATTGCCGTTACCGCCTCAATCCTTTTTAGTCTCTTTGTATCCATTGCTGTAATCCCTGTTCTGACTAACCGGTTTTATGCCATGGGAACACCGGGAAGACAGGCTTCCGGATCTTCTCTCTGGCTGCCTGTGGAAAGGGTGGGCGCAGGACTAAAAAATCTTTTAATGTCCGGCTCCAACCTTTCCTTAAAAAATAAATGGGCCCGTTTATTAACGGTAACAGGATTTACTGCCGCAGCGGTTTTGCTGGTTATGGTCCTGCTCCCTCCTGCGGAATACCTTCCCCAGGGTAACCAGAACTATATTCTCAATCTGCTCATACCGCCCCCCGGGGCCTCGGTGGAAAAAAGAAAAGAGATCGGTAATTTCATTTACCGGGAAACCGCAGACTATTTTAAAGAGGACCGGAAAGACGGTGTCCCAATGCTCAAATACCTTTGGTACATGGCCACCGACAAGCTCAACGTGTTTGGTGGAATCTCCATTCATGATACCCAGGGCAGACAGATTATTCCCTTGTTTCAGCGGATCACCCAGGCCATTCCCGATATGTTTGGCGTCTGCTTTCAGGTGGGGATTTTCAATCACCGTATCGGAAGCAGCCGGGCCGTGGATGTCAGTATTTCCGGAGAGGAGATGGATCGCATTACCCATACCGGGCATACCCTTTACCGGGCCATCATGAAAGTGATTCCCGGTGCCCAGATCCGGCCGGTCCCATCCCTGGAATCCACCTACCCCGAGGTGCACATTAACCCGGTTAAATGGAAACTTGCTGCAAACGGTATGACCGAAGAAGATTTTTCCCTTTACCTGGATATTATGATGGACGGATGTAAAATTGATGATTACGCCCCTGAAGGCAAACGGGAGATCGACCTGGTGCTTAAAGGTGATGACAGGCGTTTCACCTCTCCGGAAGCGCTCATGGACTGCCAGATCGTTACCCCCCAGAGAAAAAATATCCGGTTCCGGGATGTGGCAACCCTGTCGTATACCACCGGCTTGGTTCAAATTGATCACCTGGAAAGGGACCGGACAGTGAAACTTGAGGTCAGCCCGCCGGCAGGAATAACCCTTCAGGAGGCCGCAGAGATGATCCGGGAACAAGTCCTTGCGCCCATGCAGTCCAGTGAGGACCTTGGCGGGACATCGGTCCGGGTCACGGGAAATGCCAACCGGCTCACCGAAACCCGGCAGGCCCTGCAATGGAACCTGCTCACAGCCCTGATCATCACCTTTTTACTCATGGCAGCCCTGTTTGAACATTTTTTCTATCCCTTAATCATCATGTTTACCATCCCTCTGGCTGCGGCCGGCGGATTCATAGGGCTTAGGCTGGTCAATATTTTTGTCTCCCCCCAGGGGTTTGACGTATTGACCATGCTGGGGTTCATTATTCTCATCGGAACGGTGGTCAACAACGCCATTCTTATTGTCTATCAATCCCTGTCCAATTTTAGAGCCGGCCAAATGGCGGTTATCCCCGCCATTTCAGATGCGGTGAGCACCCGTATCCGACCGATCTTCATGAGTGCAGCCACCAGCATTTTCGGGCTGTTACCCTTGGTGCTTTCCACGGGTTCCGGAAGTGAGCTTTATCGCGGTATCGGCAGCGTACTTCTAGGCGGATTGTCCGTTTCAACTCTGTTCACCCTTTTTGTTATCCCGGCCCTGCTTTCCTTTTTCATGGGGCTGGAAAAGAGGGGCAAAAAGGAGGTGACCCATGAAATTCAATAA
- a CDS encoding efflux RND transporter periplasmic adaptor subunit, which yields MKHVTIIWFLFFSIIQVLGQPVLAGQAPAKVLTEKLVEQDKTQFAPMQGILYFDTVCNASTEVGGLVSEVYFSNGATVKKGDILVRLNTDFIDQDIRLKQTQIQGLDLRIEHAKKDLERYVKLLDQEAASETDFEHLSYAHKELVKERDALKVNLEKIRLKKNKSVIRAPFNGIILEKDVDRGNWIQPGKSLCKIGSTGDLFVNVPVNESLLKFLGRGTPIRVVLHAFDREVTGHMEGILPRACEKTKNVSLKIRIPAQTAVAENMSATAYIPTSPKKNLKKIPRDAIILRQGKSIVYTVVDDKAKSIPLNIIFFKGAYAYTDTACLAPGMAVIVDGNQRLMENQPVNNLGGHL from the coding sequence ATGAAACACGTTACCATTATATGGTTCCTATTTTTTTCCATCATACAGGTATTAGGACAACCGGTCCTGGCGGGCCAGGCACCAGCCAAGGTCTTGACCGAAAAGCTTGTAGAACAAGATAAAACCCAATTTGCTCCCATGCAGGGCATTTTATATTTTGATACGGTCTGCAATGCCTCCACCGAGGTGGGCGGACTGGTCAGTGAAGTGTATTTCTCGAACGGTGCTACGGTAAAAAAAGGTGATATCCTAGTCCGGCTCAATACCGATTTTATTGACCAGGATATCCGGCTTAAACAAACACAGATCCAAGGCCTTGACCTACGCATTGAACATGCAAAAAAAGATCTTGAACGGTATGTCAAACTACTTGACCAGGAGGCAGCCAGTGAAACGGATTTTGAACATTTGTCCTATGCCCATAAAGAACTGGTCAAGGAGCGAGACGCACTAAAGGTCAATCTTGAAAAAATCCGGTTAAAGAAAAATAAAAGCGTTATCCGGGCACCTTTTAACGGAATTATCCTGGAAAAAGATGTTGATCGGGGCAACTGGATCCAGCCTGGAAAAAGCCTATGTAAAATCGGTTCTACAGGGGATTTGTTCGTTAACGTTCCGGTCAATGAAAGCCTGTTGAAATTTCTTGGGCGCGGTACCCCCATTAGGGTAGTCCTTCATGCGTTTGACCGTGAGGTCACAGGACATATGGAGGGAATACTGCCCCGTGCCTGCGAAAAAACCAAAAACGTTTCATTAAAAATCCGGATACCCGCACAAACAGCAGTTGCGGAAAATATGTCCGCCACTGCCTATATCCCGACATCCCCCAAAAAAAACCTTAAGAAAATTCCCCGGGACGCCATTATCCTGCGCCAGGGAAAATCCATTGTATATACTGTTGTCGATGACAAAGCAAAATCCATTCCTTTAAACATCATTTTTTTCAAAGGGGCATATGCATATACGGACACCGCCTGTCTGGCCCCGGGGATGGCGGTTATCGTTGACGGCAACCAGCGGCTCATGGAAAACCAGCCAGTGAACAACCTGGGAGGACATCTATGA
- a CDS encoding TonB-dependent receptor produces MQSRTSGAELLNNRMQIIVFFIITIGCLVYRQLWAADNNIEDPRISLDEIVVTATKVATTVDNIPTNVSVISRKQLERLLGHHTALSALKEANIPGLFFSGNVYGGGSQDVSISTRGSENSNWGMKIMINGIDFNRPDGVIAASRIAVHDIERIEITKTPSAEYGDQAIGGVINIITRAAKEPMEGKAGIAFTSLGGGNGYSVLNGTQDKWEYYIDASVQREDAYQDRVNLDGNNVYTRIGYVLNDSAQLIFHGSYTDTQGIYAESLTRDQLESDPSQNPNTGADYDYESEDTLQALVYQQQLGDHEFMAKIEYQTADYQLFWGYFTHMDSELVHPEMNITFNHDMAGMANKLVVGGEYRNHDYDVHRYTASSFNDLTVLTHDFTRKDVGYACYFQDELQVTDSLTISAGIRYDFFDLEQNSHITGGTSWAQDKGDFSPKIGFTYQICDEVNLFAGYNSGLKSPVKLPVFWTNGNLDPEKLQAYEVGFRGHLGRLNYNFAFFLQTVDDKFVLPSADWTAEYENAGETSSKGFEMGVGTNFPNGIYTSANFTYQDSKFEDFVSMGVDYSGKKVTGVPDILFAFTLGFRNETLGDISLNPVYTGRRYFNFANTNEDEGFWVLNARYTKKIKQIEFFLAANNLLDENAVGSGSGNPGSEMLYPISGINAVLGMNVTF; encoded by the coding sequence ATGCAAAGTAGAACCTCAGGTGCAGAATTGCTGAATAATCGAATGCAAATTATTGTTTTTTTCATTATCACTATTGGATGCCTTGTCTACCGACAACTATGGGCAGCGGATAACAACATTGAAGATCCACGTATTTCGCTCGATGAAATCGTAGTTACTGCAACCAAGGTCGCCACAACAGTGGATAACATACCGACCAATGTCAGCGTTATCTCCCGTAAGCAACTGGAACGGCTCCTAGGCCATCACACTGCATTGTCCGCGTTGAAGGAGGCAAATATTCCGGGTCTGTTTTTTTCCGGTAATGTTTATGGCGGGGGAAGTCAGGACGTTTCAATCAGTACCCGGGGATCTGAAAATTCAAACTGGGGAATGAAGATCATGATTAATGGTATTGATTTTAACAGACCTGATGGGGTTATTGCCGCAAGCCGCATCGCCGTTCACGATATAGAGCGCATCGAAATCACCAAAACACCATCGGCCGAGTACGGTGACCAGGCCATAGGAGGCGTGATCAATATCATTACCCGGGCTGCAAAGGAACCTATGGAGGGCAAGGCCGGCATTGCTTTTACCAGTTTAGGGGGCGGCAACGGGTATAGCGTACTCAACGGCACTCAGGATAAATGGGAATACTATATTGACGCGTCCGTGCAACGGGAAGACGCCTATCAAGATAGAGTGAATCTGGACGGTAATAATGTTTACACCAGGATCGGCTATGTACTTAATGACAGTGCGCAATTAATTTTTCATGGCTCTTATACTGATACACAGGGGATTTATGCCGAAAGTCTGACCAGAGATCAATTGGAGTCGGACCCGAGCCAGAATCCCAATACCGGTGCTGATTACGACTATGAATCCGAAGATACCCTGCAGGCCCTGGTGTATCAGCAACAACTGGGGGACCATGAATTCATGGCAAAAATAGAGTATCAGACTGCGGATTATCAATTATTTTGGGGCTATTTTACCCACATGGACTCAGAACTGGTTCACCCGGAAATGAATATAACTTTTAATCATGACATGGCAGGCATGGCTAACAAACTGGTTGTCGGTGGTGAATACCGTAACCACGATTATGATGTGCATAGATACACAGCATCAAGCTTTAATGACCTGACGGTATTGACCCATGATTTTACCCGAAAAGATGTGGGATATGCCTGCTACTTCCAGGATGAACTGCAAGTTACCGATTCACTGACTATTTCCGCAGGTATCCGCTATGATTTTTTTGACCTGGAACAAAATTCACATATCACCGGTGGTACTTCCTGGGCCCAGGATAAAGGCGACTTCAGCCCCAAGATTGGCTTTACGTACCAGATTTGCGATGAAGTAAATCTTTTTGCAGGATATAATAGCGGCCTGAAAAGCCCTGTCAAATTGCCGGTGTTTTGGACAAACGGAAACCTTGATCCGGAAAAACTCCAGGCCTATGAGGTCGGGTTTCGCGGTCATTTGGGCCGGCTCAATTATAATTTTGCCTTTTTCCTGCAAACCGTTGACGACAAATTTGTCTTGCCCAGTGCTGACTGGACTGCGGAATATGAGAACGCCGGTGAAACCAGTTCAAAAGGTTTCGAAATGGGGGTTGGTACCAATTTCCCCAATGGCATTTACACCTCTGCCAATTTTACTTACCAGGATTCCAAGTTCGAGGATTTTGTAAGCATGGGGGTTGACTATTCAGGAAAAAAAGTAACAGGTGTTCCGGATATATTATTTGCCTTTACTTTGGGTTTCCGAAATGAAACCTTGGGCGATATTTCTCTCAACCCTGTATATACCGGCAGGCGGTATTTTAACTTTGCGAACACCAATGAAGACGAAGGCTTCTGGGTGCTGAACGCCAGATATACAAAAAAAATCAAGCAGATTGAATTCTTCCTTGCTGCGAACAACCTTTTAGATGAAAACGCTGTTGGCAGCGGCAGCGGTAATCCCGGAAGTGAAATGCTTTATCCCATATCTGGAATTAACGCGGTCTTGGGTATGAATGTAACTTTTTAG
- a CDS encoding TonB-dependent receptor: MRISEKNKLSDLVAAITVAVCLVIPVKAVLGQQAPAGVDLGNVVVTAAKQETLAKDTPGSISVVDAQIIDEQNIRTTEEMTRFVPNLFFKTATSGDAFVSRGISTIDTSLYSPLGFYIDDVAYPLSYMQSRFLFDIERIEVLKGPQSTLYGQNSSSGVINMVSAPQGNEPRARVLLEAGSHETFTAGAMVGGAMKKDKLFYTVSALKSVSDGYMENTNLDSDTVSDNDGFTGRASLRFTPSEALDITLALDGTDRETGLDDLRYLDGPSATQTYKVLNNQASWADQDSFGQSLVIKYAYHDIDVVSVTSHQDFNRRHTMDSDRSAMRLGVSFIDIDRTSWTQELRLSSSAGGFFSSWLLGAYASTENLDNSWDLDHVSVSLANTRVTEADTDRLALFGRVSKALTEKLTATAGLRLDHAAASGSQIYTRASGVTVYDRDITDTQLLPMASLSWKFSHDTMGYLTFSTGWMTGGYDVYSATTQDNFAYDPEYTRNYEAGIKTSFFDNRLRADFSVFYTDITDKQIREEAAGGSVGAWKITNAADAHTQGVELELRALPIRNLELFAALGYTQAEIDDWTGTLNGTAKDYSGCTLPWAPALTANAGFSYTHESGWYSTANVFWAGRQYFDAANTLEDDGYVLVNFKAGYRWRQWDIALWCKNLFDQEYAQKMVASSGYTLVEDGAPRTLGITLCWRW; encoded by the coding sequence ATGCGGATATCGGAAAAAAATAAGCTGTCGGACCTGGTGGCGGCAATAACGGTTGCCGTGTGCCTGGTGATACCGGTAAAAGCCGTTTTGGGGCAGCAGGCCCCGGCCGGGGTTGACTTAGGCAATGTCGTGGTGACGGCAGCAAAACAGGAAACCCTGGCAAAAGATACACCCGGCAGTATATCCGTGGTGGATGCCCAGATCATAGATGAGCAGAACATCAGGACCACCGAAGAGATGACAAGATTTGTGCCGAATTTGTTTTTTAAAACAGCGACGTCCGGTGATGCCTTTGTTAGCCGGGGGATCTCGACTATTGATACCTCTTTGTACTCACCCCTGGGATTTTACATTGATGATGTGGCCTATCCTTTAAGCTATATGCAGTCCCGGTTTCTTTTTGACATTGAACGTATCGAGGTGCTCAAAGGCCCACAGTCCACCCTCTACGGGCAAAACAGTTCCTCAGGCGTGATCAATATGGTCTCTGCACCCCAGGGTAATGAGCCCCGGGCCCGTGTGTTGCTGGAAGCTGGGTCCCACGAGACCTTTACCGCCGGGGCCATGGTGGGCGGTGCCATGAAAAAAGACAAATTGTTTTACACGGTTTCCGCATTAAAAAGTGTGTCGGACGGTTACATGGAAAACACCAACCTCGATTCTGATACTGTATCTGATAATGACGGTTTTACGGGGCGGGCAAGTTTAAGATTCACGCCCAGTGAAGCGTTGGACATTACTCTGGCCCTGGACGGCACAGACCGAGAAACGGGGCTTGACGATCTCAGGTATCTGGACGGACCGTCTGCCACCCAGACATATAAAGTGCTCAATAACCAGGCCTCTTGGGCAGACCAGGACAGTTTTGGCCAATCTTTGGTTATTAAGTACGCATACCATGATATAGATGTTGTCTCGGTGACCTCCCACCAGGATTTTAACCGCCGGCATACCATGGATTCGGACAGGAGCGCCATGCGCCTGGGCGTCTCTTTCATTGACATTGACAGGACCTCATGGACCCAGGAGTTGCGGCTGTCTTCATCTGCCGGTGGTTTTTTTTCTTCCTGGCTTTTAGGCGCCTATGCGTCCACAGAAAACCTGGACAACAGCTGGGATCTTGACCACGTCAGTGTGTCCTTGGCCAACACCCGGGTCACCGAAGCGGATACAGACCGTCTGGCCCTGTTCGGCCGGGTTTCCAAGGCCTTGACCGAAAAGCTGACCGCCACCGCAGGCCTGCGCCTGGACCATGCAGCCGCATCCGGTTCCCAGATTTATACCAGGGCTTCGGGAGTCACTGTGTATGACCGGGACATCACAGATACCCAATTGCTGCCCATGGCCTCTTTATCCTGGAAATTTTCCCACGATACCATGGGGTACCTGACTTTTTCCACGGGCTGGATGACCGGTGGGTATGATGTATATTCCGCCACAACCCAAGACAATTTTGCCTATGACCCCGAATACACCAGAAATTATGAAGCCGGGATCAAAACCTCATTTTTTGATAACCGCCTGAGAGCCGATTTTTCAGTGTTTTACACAGACATTACAGACAAACAGATCAGAGAAGAGGCGGCTGGCGGCAGTGTCGGGGCCTGGAAAATAACCAATGCAGCTGATGCCCATACCCAGGGGGTGGAACTGGAACTGCGGGCATTGCCTATCCGGAATTTGGAACTCTTTGCCGCCCTGGGATACACCCAGGCTGAAATTGATGACTGGACCGGGACCCTGAACGGCACAGCCAAGGATTACAGCGGCTGTACGCTCCCCTGGGCACCGGCCCTGACCGCCAATGCCGGATTCTCCTATACCCATGAGAGCGGCTGGTATAGCACGGCCAATGTGTTCTGGGCCGGGCGGCAATACTTTGATGCCGCCAATACGCTAGAGGATGACGGGTATGTCCTGGTTAATTTCAAGGCCGGTTACAGGTGGAGACAGTGGGATATTGCGCTCTGGTGCAAAAACCTGTTTGACCAGGAATACGCCCAGAAGATGGTGGCATCCTCAGGGTATACCCTGGTGGAAGACGGTGCGCCCAGGACCCTGGGTATCACCCTTTGCTGGAGATGGTAA
- a CDS encoding methyltransferase → MMKQNDNDVPMDPLFDILVGPVKMAVLEAALDLKVADVLEEDMPVHAVARALNVRTGTQALGAFLDGMTAMGFLEKQNGLYRDTQFALRYLHSKSPLYMKTFVSRMTGMQHKNLDRIADIVKNGPPEVEKSEVLASEAKWEKAVSHLAAYQRAGMAQRVADLVQALPEFKDAGKLLDLGGGPGLMGAEMVRRHPNLKGVLLDQSAIIHLAEKEIRKEGLEQRISFIPGDYNETDLGSGYDIIWASHNLYYVRDPQCFYARLREALTDKGVVVCLHEGLTCERTRPAGIVLSRLSLALEGQDVSFERGRIAGYLKAAGFARVESRTVNLGVDEWELVTARKTA, encoded by the coding sequence ATGATGAAACAAAATGATAATGATGTGCCCATGGACCCTTTGTTTGATATTTTAGTCGGGCCGGTTAAAATGGCGGTTCTGGAAGCTGCTTTGGACTTGAAAGTAGCCGATGTCCTGGAAGAAGACATGCCGGTGCATGCAGTTGCCCGGGCTTTGAATGTCCGTACAGGCACCCAAGCTTTAGGGGCTTTTCTGGACGGCATGACCGCCATGGGCTTTTTAGAAAAGCAAAATGGATTATACCGGGACACGCAATTTGCCCTGCGCTACCTTCATTCCAAAAGTCCTTTGTATATGAAAACCTTTGTTTCCCGGATGACGGGGATGCAGCATAAAAATCTGGACCGGATCGCCGATATCGTTAAAAACGGCCCGCCCGAAGTTGAAAAAAGTGAGGTTCTGGCATCTGAAGCGAAATGGGAAAAAGCCGTGTCACATCTGGCGGCCTACCAGCGGGCCGGCATGGCACAGCGGGTTGCTGATCTGGTCCAGGCCCTGCCGGAGTTCAAAGATGCCGGAAAGCTTCTGGATCTTGGTGGCGGGCCGGGCCTTATGGGCGCAGAAATGGTTCGCCGGCACCCAAATCTTAAAGGCGTGCTCCTGGACCAGTCTGCCATCATTCATCTGGCTGAAAAAGAGATCCGAAAAGAGGGGCTGGAACAGCGGATCTCCTTTATACCTGGGGATTACAATGAAACGGATTTGGGCAGCGGATACGATATTATCTGGGCCAGCCACAACCTTTATTATGTGCGTGATCCCCAATGTTTTTACGCCCGCCTTAGAGAGGCTCTTACAGACAAAGGCGTGGTGGTTTGCCTGCACGAAGGGTTGACCTGCGAGCGAACCCGGCCGGCCGGCATTGTCTTGTCCAGGCTTTCCCTGGCCCTGGAAGGGCAGGATGTCTCCTTTGAACGGGGGCGGATTGCAGGATATCTGAAAGCGGCCGGCTTTGCCCGGGTGGAAAGCCGAACCGTCAATCTCGGTGTGGATGAATGGGAGCTGGTCACGGCCAGGAAAACCGCATGA
- a CDS encoding ABC transporter permease subunit — translation MKDFQVFGFRVSPLRGTHIFAGLGVLGLLLAWHQASCAFSGLVVPDPGETLAAAARLLSDTGFWAGHLLVSLRRMGLALGAGILAGGVLGLVAGLVPQVRALVEPVRWILTTVPGVVIVIVFMLWFGMGDVMVISIAASMGAPIIFVNLADALGRVDRHLLEMARIYRFSLKMRLIKIYAMAVAGPFFSALVIAGGNIVRVSVLAEVMGADKGIGHCMALARTRLDTPELYALALISMCVAAGVEFFIFRPLERRMKGRCP, via the coding sequence ATGAAAGATTTTCAGGTTTTTGGGTTCCGGGTTTCGCCATTGCGGGGGACACACATATTCGCAGGTTTGGGTGTTTTGGGGCTGTTACTGGCCTGGCACCAGGCCTCCTGCGCCTTTTCCGGCCTGGTGGTTCCGGACCCGGGAGAGACCCTGGCTGCAGCGGCAAGGCTTTTGTCCGACACCGGGTTCTGGGCCGGACATTTGTTGGTGAGCCTTCGGCGCATGGGCCTGGCACTTGGGGCCGGTATCCTGGCCGGAGGCGTGCTTGGGCTTGTGGCAGGGCTGGTGCCCCAGGTCCGCGCTCTGGTGGAACCGGTGCGCTGGATTCTGACCACGGTGCCTGGGGTGGTGATTGTCATTGTGTTTATGCTCTGGTTTGGCATGGGAGATGTGATGGTGATCTCCATTGCCGCAAGCATGGGGGCGCCCATTATTTTTGTCAACCTGGCCGATGCCCTGGGCCGGGTGGACCGCCATCTTCTGGAGATGGCCCGGATTTACCGGTTCAGCCTTAAAATGCGGTTGATCAAAATATATGCCATGGCTGTGGCCGGTCCGTTTTTTTCGGCGCTCGTCATTGCCGGGGGCAATATTGTCCGGGTTTCGGTTTTGGCCGAAGTCATGGGGGCGGACAAAGGCATTGGCCACTGCATGGCCCTGGCCCGGACCCGGCTGGATACACCGGAGCTATACGCCCTGGCTCTGATCAGTATGTGCGTGGCCGCAGGTGTGGAGTTTTTTATATTCCGGCCACTGGAACGGCGGATGAAAGGCCGGTGTCCATGA